One window of Chryseobacterium indologenes genomic DNA carries:
- a CDS encoding AraC family transcriptional regulator yields the protein MLYIIMVVVLQALITLTLLMSLIKNRESVLNMLLLYIGVVALDMGYEYFIIQRFGYESVLYEIPGSLRVFKGLIFLYITTYLIHAKWRDKLKYLVIPLTLVVIHHAIATSAKMLDLSWADLAIASYKSYFVYYSYYWIVCLVLCIYLLTRYRKNITHPVAGNFRYLVGYVLFGVLIFWMVYQLGWDTLIYQKIYSLLFLFQFGWILYVYILTYQHKLQEQQNISHSSAPKETYQYKDLSKIDFDSVQSAIISFYQESHVYLDEEFTLDQLSHHLKISKADLSITFNKHLNSNFHEYTNRSRIQHFKQILSEDPSASVTDLAFQCGFKSKSTFYKYFKKEFDCLPSQLVH from the coding sequence ATGTTATATATCATTATGGTAGTTGTACTACAGGCACTTATCACCCTTACGCTGCTGATGTCCCTCATCAAAAACAGGGAATCTGTACTGAATATGCTGCTCCTGTACATTGGAGTGGTCGCACTGGATATGGGGTATGAATATTTCATCATCCAAAGATTTGGCTATGAATCTGTTTTGTATGAAATTCCGGGAAGCCTTCGGGTTTTTAAAGGGCTTATTTTTCTTTATATCACTACATATTTAATTCATGCAAAATGGAGAGATAAGCTTAAATATCTCGTTATTCCGCTGACTTTGGTGGTTATTCACCATGCAATTGCAACTTCTGCCAAAATGCTTGATCTTTCATGGGCGGATCTGGCGATTGCATCTTACAAATCCTATTTCGTTTATTACAGTTATTACTGGATCGTGTGTCTTGTTTTGTGTATTTATTTACTGACAAGATACCGCAAAAACATCACCCACCCTGTAGCCGGTAATTTTCGCTATCTGGTTGGTTATGTATTATTCGGAGTATTAATTTTCTGGATGGTCTACCAGCTGGGTTGGGATACTCTGATCTATCAAAAGATCTACAGCCTACTGTTTCTCTTTCAGTTCGGGTGGATTTTATACGTTTATATTTTAACGTACCAGCACAAACTGCAGGAACAGCAAAATATATCACATTCTTCCGCACCCAAAGAAACCTATCAGTATAAAGATCTTTCAAAAATAGATTTCGATTCTGTACAAAGTGCCATTATTTCCTTCTATCAGGAGAGTCATGTATATCTGGATGAAGAATTTACCTTAGACCAGCTCTCGCATCATCTGAAAATAAGCAAGGCGGATTTAAGCATCACTTTTAATAAACATCTTAATTCCAATTTCCACGAATATACCAATAGAAGCCGTATACAACATTTTAAACAGATTTTGTCGGAAGATCCTTCAGCAAGTGTTACGGACCTTGCGTTTCAATGTGGT